The Haloterrigena turkmenica DSM 5511 genome includes the window TTCCGCGCTGTCGAGGACGTAGATGACGCCGTCGACGTCCTCGCGGAGCCAGTGCATGGCTTCGGCGACCCCTTCGGTCGCCTCGCGGGAGCGACGGATGGCGTCGTCTTCCTCCATCTCGTCGGTAAACTCCTCGTAGTCGACTTTCGTCGTCACGCCGGGCGTGTCGACGATATCGATCTCGACCGACTTGCCGTTGCGCTCGATCTCGACGCCTTCCTTCCTCCGTGCGCGTCGCGTTTCGTGTGGAATGTGACTTTCGGCACCGACAGCGTCACCCGTCCAGTCGCGAGCGATTCGGTTGGCAAGCGTCGTCTTTCCTGCGTTCGGCGGACCGTAGATACCGATTCGTTTGGGTTCCTCTTCCGAGAAGAGGCGATCCGTAACCCGAGAGATACTATCTTTGAGTTCTGTGAACAGTCCCATCTGTGGGGCCCTCCAGCACCGCGGGGTGGTGCATCTGCGCGTACTACAAACCGAACCCACTTAAGCCTACGTCAGACGTGTAGACTATTCAACGAAACGGAGTTATACGGACAGATGGGGAGATCATACTAGCGGAACCGATAAACGTACTAGTAGGATCGATAAATGGCTACCTCGACCGATAAATAGTTGCCTCGACTGATCGATGGCTGCCTCGAGTCGAAGCAGGGGGTCGATCGGAGCCGGGACTGTGACTACGGATCAGTCGGATGGCGACTCGAGAACCGCGACGGAGCATTGCATACAGTGATAGACTGACACAGCGAATACGCGTCAGTTATCGAGTGTGTGTTGATCGGTACCAGATATCACGATATGAGGGACGCTATAGATCGGCATACTAGTGTGAGTTCAAACATCATACTAGGAACGTACGTAGATCCGATGGAAGCCCCCCACCCCTTCGTTTCGGGTGGAGAGTCGCGATCGTGGGGGTGGGGGAGTGGTATTGTTCGGGTGGAAAGACTCTGTAGCGACCCCGAGATCCCGTTCAAACGGACAGTACAGACCGTCAACCGGTGAGTTTCGGGTCGAACGACGTCTCTAGTAACTCGAGCCGTCTAGAGAGGCTGTTCTAGTAGGAACTAGCAACTAGAACCAACATCTCTAGTAAAAATCTAGTTTTGCTAGTGCTACGGACCGAGTTTCTGGCCCATGGAAATAAAGGTTCCCGTTCTAGAGAC containing:
- a CDS encoding Era-like GTP-binding protein; amino-acid sequence: MGLFTELKDSISRVTDRLFSEEEPKRIGIYGPPNAGKTTLANRIARDWTGDAVGAESHIPHETRRARRKEGVEIERNGKSVEIDIVDTPGVTTKVDYEEFTDEMEEDDAIRRSREATEGVAEAMHWLREDVDGVIYVLDSAEDPITQVNTMLIGIIESRDLPVLIFANKIDLDDASVKRIEDAFPQHKTIPLSAKEGENMDEVYENIAEYFG